The sequence below is a genomic window from Streptomyces sp. NBC_00289.
GCGTTGGAAGCGCCCGCAGCGAATCGCTCCGCGGCCTCCAGCCGGATCCGCTCGCGAAACGCCTGCCGTCCAGGCGTCAGCCCACCACCCTGCGGATATCTCACACCACCGGCATACCGCGACGATCACACATCGTCAGCCCCCAACGACATCACGCCGCAAAGGTCAGTAACGTCCGCCCGGGGTCAGCTCGTTGAGCTGACGCCGGGCTTCGCCGCTCTGCCGACAGCAGAGCGGCCTTTGCGTGATCATGTCTTCTCGCTGAAGTCGACATTGATCACAACAAAGGCCGTTGGGGTGAGTCTGCTGCATGATGCCGCCCGCGTCGAGTCCTGACCGTGTTGTCCCGGTTCTGGACCGACTTCTACGCCTGCCTGCCCGCACGCGCGGACGCCCTGTTTGAGCTGACCGACGCCCTGCTGTGCAGGACGGGCCGGTCAAGACGCTGGCCGACCTGTCCCTGGCGCCCGAGCACCGGCGTGGGCACGGAGCCCTGTACGGCGCCTTGAATCAGGGGCGGCTGGATGTGGCACGGCTGCGCAGAACGCTGCCGCTGCCGCTGCCGCGCACGGCCGACGGACGGATCATGCCGGCAGCGGATGTCAGCACAACGGCCGGACGCGGCCACCAGCGCAGAGCGGCTGTTCTGCCACACCTACGGGCGCGGTAAAGGCTCGGCCCAGATGATCCCGGCTGGCCGTACTCCGTCGTCGCCGCCCTGGAGCCGGGCCGCACGTCCTGGACCGCGCTGCTGGATGCGGTCCGGATCGGGCCATGCGACGACGAGACCGCGGTGACCGCCGAGCAGCTGCGCGAGGTGGTCGAGCGGCTGCGCGCGGTCGGACACTGGAAGGACGGCGATCTGCCGGTCCTCATCGTCCTCGACGCTGGCTACGACGTGGTCCGGCTGGCGTTCTTGCTGGCCGACCTGCCGGTGGAACTGCTCGGCCGGCTGCGTTCGGACCGGGTCCTGTACTTCCCGCCCCGCCGCAGCCGCCGGGCAAAGTCGGCAGGAAGCCCAAGCGCGGGGCGGAGTTCAAGTTCGAGGACGAGAGCACCTGGCCCGTGCCGGGCCACACCACCACCAGCGCGACCAGCCGCTACGGGCGGGCCGTCGCCCGGTCCTGGGACCGGCTGCACCCGCTGCTGAGCCGGCGCTCGGCCTGGGCCGACCACCCGGCCGGAGATCTCCTGGTCATCCCGGGCACGGTCATCCGGCTGCAGGTCGACCACCTGCCCGGGGACCGCGACCCCAAGCCGGTGTGGTTGTGGTGGTCGGGCGTCGATGCCACGGCCGCAGACGTTGACCGGCTCTGGCGGTCGTTCCTGCGAAGATTCGATCTTGAACATACCTTCCGGCTGTTCAAACAGACGCTGGGATGGACCGCGCCAAAGCTGCGGACACCGGCCGCTGCCGACCGCTGGACCTGGCTCGTTCTTGCCGCCCATGCCCAACTCCGCCTCGCTCGCCCCTTGTGGGAAGACCTCCGCAAGCTCTGGGAGCGCCCTGCGAAGTCGGGCCGCCTCACCCCTGCCCGCGTCCGTCGAGGATTTCGCCGCCTCCGCGGGAAAACACCTCAACCGACCGGCGCACCGAAAGCTGGCGAGGCCGGTCCAGGCCGACCGGTCGACTCAAAGAAGTAGTACCTGCTCATGCTTGCCATCGCACATAGCGCGTCTAGTTAGCGTGGGCCCACCCCGATTGTTGGAGGAAACATGACCGCCCCCCTCGCTGGCGGACGTGCCGCCCGTCGACAGACGTTGCGTCACATCCGCCAGGGTCGTTCACCCGCAGTCCCCTTGCTGCTCGCCGCATGGGCTGGCGCGGTGGGAGTGCTGTGGCTGTGGTGGCACAACACGCAGTCCATTCCCGGCATCAACAGTCTCCTGCTCAACGCAGGCCGGATCACGGGTCTACTCGCTGGCTATTTGACGGCCCTCGTCGTGCTGCAGATGGCGCGTGTGCCTGCGTTGGAACGCCGCGTCGGCTCCGATCGAGTATCGCGGTGGCATGCTATGTCCGGCCGTTACACTCTTTGCCTAGTCGTCGCACATGTTTTCCTCACCATGTGGGCTTACTCTCTCCAGGCTGGCAAGTCGCTCGGAGACATCGTTCATCAGATGAGCGAAACCATCAACCAATTGCCGGACATGGGAAAGGCTGCTATCGGGACTGGTTCTCTCGTGCTCATTGGTCTCACCTCGATTAATGGGATCCGTCGCCGACTGCCTTACGACATGTGGTATCACGTCCACCTGCTTACATATGCTGCAGTATTCTTGACGTTCTGGCACCAGATCGCTGTCGGTAACGACTTCGCCGTCGAGTCAGCCGCGAAGAAATGCTGGTATCTGTTGTACGGTGCTGTCACAACCCTTGTTGTGTGGTACCGCATCCTCACCCCCGTCTGGCTGAACCTGCGCCATCATTTGCGAGTTGAGGCCGTAATCGAGGAGGCGCCGGGTATC
It includes:
- a CDS encoding ferric reductase-like transmembrane domain-containing protein produces the protein MTAPLAGGRAARRQTLRHIRQGRSPAVPLLLAAWAGAVGVLWLWWHNTQSIPGINSLLLNAGRITGLLAGYLTALVVLQMARVPALERRVGSDRVSRWHAMSGRYTLCLVVAHVFLTMWAYSLQAGKSLGDIVHQMSETINQLPDMGKAAIGTGSLVLIGLTSINGIRRRLPYDMWYHVHLLTYAAVFLTFWHQIAVGNDFAVESAAKKCWYLLYGAVTTLVVWYRILTPVWLNLRHHLRVEAVIEEAPGIVSVLISGNKLHRLGAEAGQFFRWRFLTPGMRFSSHPYSLSAIPRPDLLRITVKGVGAHSARLRELRPGVRVWAEGPYGSLTAARRSKEKVLLIAGGVGITPIRTLFETLPGAAGDIALLYRASSTGDLALWDELQQIASERGARLMYEVNGPKGERPNISAEFLTLKIPDIANHDIFMCGPPGFAQSVYEALRGAGVSARRIHQERFDL